The Neorhodopirellula lusitana genome segment GGGGACATTGCATTCACTCGTTCGGCTGACAGGGAACTCAATCGTGAATCGGTGTCGGTAACGTTTTTCTAACTTCCAGCTTCAACGGGCATGTTGATTTGAACTACCGCTGGCGGTGGCGTTGGCAATGCTTGCATCGTTTGAGTTGCTGACTTTTTGATTGCCACAGGTTCTAAGATCGCCTCGCTTTCCCAGTTCATGTCGGCAGCGTGCAGCACCACCGTCAGGCTTGATCCTAGCATGAGCAAAACGGCGACCACCGGATGCAACCATCCCGAGGCAGCAATCAGCATACCGATCGTGTTGTAAGTGATCGCGAAGTACAGTGCTCGACGTAATCGCGAGACACTGCGTCGGGCGATCGTGAGTGCACTCGCAACGTTCCGTAAATCATGCCCGTGCCAAACGATGTCTGATGCGTCTTGTGCGATCGCGGATCCATCAGCGACCGAAATGGACGCCGCAGCGTGGCTCATGGCCGACGCATCGTTCACGCCATCGCCAATGAACAAAACACGGCGTCCCGAAGCGGAAAGCATGCCAACCTGTGCGGCTTTGTCTTCCGGTGACATTCCACCGATTGCGTCGGCAATGCCAAGTCGCTCAACACGCTGCCCATGGTCTCCTGAGAATACTTTGACCTCCACGCGAAGTTCACGTAGCTGTTCCAAACCATCGGCAAGCGTGTCAATCGTCGCTTCTTGTACCATTGCGGCAGCGATCAAGTCACCATCGACCCGGATGGCGATAGCTTGTTGTCCAGGTTGCCGGGCGTGTTCGATCTCTTGCAAGAATACCTTGTCGCAACAGGGTCGATGCAGCCGACTGAGACGACCGACTTCGACCTCGTGTTTGGAGTCGCCGATTTGCACCATGCCTCGAACGCCCACTGCGGGAATCGCTTGGCTGTCGAGCGTCGGATAAACCTTTCCGCTGGTGTCAAGAAACACGGTTGCAATCGGATGGTGTGAATGCAGTTCGATCGACTTCGCCATTCCGAGTATCGTGTCGGTCGAGAATGGCTGCTCGCCATGGACGATCAACTGAGCCAATTCGGGTTTCAGTACTGTCAAGGTTCCCGTCTTATCAAACACAACGGTATCAATCGCGGCCAAGCGTTCGATTACATCGGCGCGTTGCACGACCATCGAGCGTGAAGCCAAACGGGAGAGCGTGACCCAGATCGAAACCGGAGTCGCAAAGCCGAAAGCACATGGACAAGCAACCAGCAGCACCGACAAGGCAATCATCAAGGCTGCGGATGGCCCGATCGCAAAGCTCCAGACTGCAAAAGTCACCAACGCGGCGGTGGCCACCAGTGGCGTGAACCAGGTGGCAATCCGATCGGCTTGGGTTTGCCAACGACTGGGAGCTTTGCGAGCCGCATCAACGACCGATGTAACACGGTCAATCAATCGATCGTCGCCGGGCTTGGTGGCTTCGATTCGCAGCGGTGCATCAATTGAAACAGCGGACGCAAAAACCTCGTCGCCAGGGGCAACGCTACGAACATGAGGCTCGCCCGTGATCGCCGCTTCTCGGACAAAAGCTTCGCCTTCTTGCACGACACCGTCGACCGGAATCATCGTGCCGGCGGAAACGAGAACGAGATCGCCCGGTTTAACTTCAGCAACCACGCGTCCGCTAAGTTCTCCATCGTGGTTCACCACCCGACACCAGTGAGTCTTTGGCGACCATGCGTCCAAACTCGTCCATACCCTGCGTTGGGTCCGCCGTTTCACCCATGATCCAAGACAATAAATCACCAACAGGATGCTAAACACCTCAAAGTAGACTGATCCAGTGCCACGGACATAGCCAATTAGCGAAAACACCATCGCCCCAAAACAACCCAGCATGAATAGCAAGTCCACTGAGATCGCTTGACGGCGAAAGTTGGTGGCGAGGTTGCGAGCCAATTGCGGTGACAACAACAAGGCGACGAGGATCGAGGAAACGAGCAAACCCGTTTGAAAGATGCCTCGTGTCGTGTCGGACATATCGGAAACAT includes the following:
- a CDS encoding heavy metal translocating P-type ATPase, with amino-acid sequence MSCCGSDLQNPESTNEQFDQKESRRASADVIALIIAGFIAGNSTLATLVVNVSDMSDTTRGIFQTGLLVSSILVALLLSPQLARNLATNFRRQAISVDLLFMLGCFGAMVFSLIGYVRGTGSVYFEVFSILLVIYCLGSWVKRRTQRRVWTSLDAWSPKTHWCRVVNHDGELSGRVVAEVKPGDLVLVSAGTMIPVDGVVQEGEAFVREAAITGEPHVRSVAPGDEVFASAVSIDAPLRIEATKPGDDRLIDRVTSVVDAARKAPSRWQTQADRIATWFTPLVATAALVTFAVWSFAIGPSAALMIALSVLLVACPCAFGFATPVSIWVTLSRLASRSMVVQRADVIERLAAIDTVVFDKTGTLTVLKPELAQLIVHGEQPFSTDTILGMAKSIELHSHHPIATVFLDTSGKVYPTLDSQAIPAVGVRGMVQIGDSKHEVEVGRLSRLHRPCCDKVFLQEIEHARQPGQQAIAIRVDGDLIAAAMVQEATIDTLADGLEQLRELRVEVKVFSGDHGQRVERLGIADAIGGMSPEDKAAQVGMLSASGRRVLFIGDGVNDASAMSHAAASISVADGSAIAQDASDIVWHGHDLRNVASALTIARRSVSRLRRALYFAITYNTIGMLIAASGWLHPVVAVLLMLGSSLTVVLHAADMNWESEAILEPVAIKKSATQTMQALPTPPPAVVQINMPVEAGS